GGGTAACAAAATCATTTTTTGAATGAGTAATgtgtttgaaattttctaaaactacactctttatgcaatggagggagtatatacatCTATGAATACATGTTGATATTTTTCTCTAAATCTTGGGTATGCCTAGGCATACAGGGGCATACCCCTGGCGCCGCCACTGCAGTTGGGGCTTCGTTGCTAGGCTTTATTGAATTGGGTCCATAAGTTGTATGTGATACTCCCTCCGTGccaaaataagtatagtttttgcCATTCAAATTTTATCCCACAAAGAATGTAGTTTTAGCTTGCAATGAGATCCATCTAATTAAAGAAATACCAAGTATACCAAGAAAGCATTGCATAGAAGAATGTATAGAGCGAATCAAATATTCAGTAGATATTACTTTTTTAGTTTCAATGTGTATGCATTCATTAAGGATCCAGAAAACCAAATAAACTATATAGTTTTTAATCACAATTGGTAGAAGTAATTATGGGTaacaaaattattttttgaaTGAGTAATgtgtttgaaattttctaaaactacactctttatgcaatggagggagtatatacatCTATGAATACATGTTGATATTTTTCTCTAAATCTTGGGTATGCCTAGGCATACAGGGCATACCCCTGGCGCCGCCACTGCAGACGGAGACGGTGACCTGCAGGCCCTTCTCGacccaccggcggcggcactcctccagctccgccgcgTTGCGGGAGCACGTGTGCACGCGCGCGCCGAACCACGCCAGCTCCTCCACGATGGCGTGCCCGATCCCCTTGCTCCCGCCGGTGACCAGCGCCGTCGCCCCGGCGAGGCTCCACCTCTCACCGCCGCCGGCTGTCGCCGacatctcctctctctctctacgctGATGCTTGGCTATGTGGTCTAGATTGATGCTGCGATGACAAACGTCTGCTTACGCAAGGAAGTGCCAATAGACAAATCTTAGCACTCTACAAAGGATATCATGTGCAGTGGCCTTTTTTTGGTCTGATTTGACATGGGCCACACACACCCAAAGGATCAGACGATATACGGTCTGGATCTTTCGAAAGCTGCGCATCAAACAATCTGTTATGTTACATACAGCGCCGAGACGTGACTGTCTGTTGTAGACTTGTAGTGTTGTGTGGTTCGATTAAAGTCCACACAGACTttgtcagaaaaaaaaagaccacACAGACGTACACGTCGGCAGACGGGCAGAGATGCAGCACCAGGTAGACCACCCTCTCCCCAGCTTCTGCACGCCACGTGTACGCTGCCAGCTCCTCTCTGCTACAAGCCACTCACCGATTGAGTGGTATGGGTTCTACATGCCATACATGCCAATGAAATGCTTTGCCTGCCAAAAGTTTCTGAATACAAGTTCAGAGTCCTCATCAATCAAGAAGCTTCGATCGAGACCACCAGATACAAGGAGATCATACAGTCCATGCATCCAAGTAATTGTTACTTTTACACAGAACTTAACATGAAACATGTAAATTTTCTCTATCATCATTATTTCCCTTTTTTGTTTGCCACTGTTTAGTTCTTCAAGTACTTATGGTTCGACCACCGCTAACACAGATGACTTGGCCGGTGATGTAGGATGCGGCTGGCATGCACAGGAACGACACCACAAAATGTAAGTACAGTCAGGACTATGTATGGACTAGTAGCAAATACCTGCAATAGTTCACATGTTAGCAGATACCTGTATGGAGTATGAACTAGTAGCAGAGACCAAATTAACACCATTGTTCTGTCAGAGAACACTAGGCGCTGCTACTAGTATCAGACCAAACTATGATGCTCTATTTTACTTCTCATTTCAcatgtttgctatttttttccATGCTCTACCTAACTGCTAGCTCAATGATTGAATAATTAAAATTCTTTTGCATGTTTGCAGTGAAGATCCGCCCGAATCAAAGCGCACTTGCTCAGTCCGAGCTCACCAAAATCAGAGGCGAGTTGTGCTTCTTCCTAACGAGTGAGGTCATCAAGAAAACCAGTGAGTTTTATGATAGTAGCTGAACATGATTTATTTTGGGTAGAGACTTGCTGTAACTTAAATTAGCAAATAGAAACTCTGGTAACTTTTTGGAATCTATCTGACTGTGCCTTAATATATTCTGCATGTGAACTGTGGTTATGTGTTTGTGTTGTATGCGTGTCAAGCTAACGTATATGTGTGCCAAATTAATCTGTATGTGAGGCAACTTGAAATATGGCCTAGTCTTTGTACTGGCAGTTGTTGACAAGAGTGTTAGCAGGCATAATACTATTTGTAATGGAGGTTCCAATCTGTAACCTAAGGTATAGATACCATTTGTAATGGAGGTTGCTCTTGTAACCTCAGGTATAGATACCATTTGTAATGGAGGTTCTTTACAGTACCCGCCGGTGACAATGAGttatcttcggcagttcgagaAGCGACGGCGCAAATTGCCATTTCTAGAGTCACACGCATAATGACGGTTTCAAAGCCTCTAGAATCGCCAGCAATTATACCTTTTGTACTGGCGTTGAGTAGTTGCATGGTATATTACAAAAGTGAGTGATTAAGCTTTTCAGATGACAATGAGTAGGTTATGACAATTGCCACCGTACCATTATTACCGAGAACTCACGAGATAGCCTATGCCGGCCATGTGGAGTTGTGGACTCAATACAAAATGCCAAAGACAAAGACCATGACATTTTGTAGCTCTACGTAGGAAAATAATGAaacaaaacaattttttttacaattttaaTTACTATGATGTGAGAATAGTGCAAAGGTAGGTGCACGCTTCTACGTACAAAACAAGCTGCAGGTAGTGATTGATGGAACTATTCACACTATTAGGGATGCATCTTTGTTGACCGTGGTAGCGGGCAAAGCTCTTAGGAGTAGAAATAGGAGAGAGGTGATGAGCACAAAGTAGAAGACTAGTATATATTACCAGCTTCAACAATAAATTTATTGGTCCCACACATCCTATCAGCAAAAAGGGCACGGCCATGTGAAAGAGATCGGGTGcactagcctaagagggggagggggtgaattaggcactaataaaaacttagacctatggctccaactagtttgcacaaaacttaaactaaaacatgctatctagatgtgcaactaggtagttctagtgtgaaacccctatcccaaaagagtttagcaacctatagcctttcctatcaagaaactattctatgaaagtaaaggcacacaaattgctagtatgaaatgcggaagcttaatgagcgggataggagatagcaaactcttgacgcgggtgtttatttcgtggttcggttagccacaaaggcacacctacatccacgttgttgtagcactcactaagagtattgctactcggccaccaagtctcttccgtgaacacaatcacggtcaccttagcccccgggttccactaaggagcttctccacaaaggatgggggtctccacgtcccccgcacaaagatgtcgtcgccgctccacaccaagtcggagggtcgatgacgttgccggcgagcttcacgctccaaggtgccggtgcaccaagctcttgttttggttcagtagagaaccacagcacaaaggctcaaggccttacaatctcactcactaagagctaacctttacacaacactctcaaagtgtgctaagggctaagaatatgatcttgatgctcttgtatggtttggagatgttcttgggtgtgtgtgggatgtttagcaactccagcaatcttcaaatggcctgggtgaggcgtatatataggccaccaagtcttgtagccgttgctccaacggtaactagaaaatctgcgtatcatcggatgaaccgatgcctttgGCTgaggtagcatcggttcttccggtcactcataacccgaagtagccgttgaacttctgacagctgacgcggtgatcaccggttcaaccgatgctttgttccgatgcatcaccggttcatccggtgcttaaggatcttctcctgggcgctgacgtcattacaccgatggtatgcaccgtaggggcggcccttcgggccttactacgcctatcttttctttctctttgtcatcacttgaacctaaaagactgagaatggtcatcttaacaatcatattagtccaagtgttgtgttgtcattcgatcaccaaaatcactcgaaatggcataaatggtgccatgttcgtttcaccATGCAATGGGGCTATATCAAGCAACCGGAGATTGGAGAACAATGAAAAAAGCGGTATAAACCACTCCCGCACCATAACTATAACTCTCATGTAAAAATGTAGATTGCAAGtcaaaagttaaaaaaatatatttatattaaaaatgtatagaactttatatttttcaatAAATACCAAAAAATATGTTTCTATTACAACTAGTTCCTTTCATTTCAATTCATATTAAAAAAATGCATAACCGAATGTGAGGATAAAAAACATAAGCAATACCTTTGTTCGGGTTATTTGGACAAAATAATTGCTATGGCACAactaaactaaaaattaaatctattttttgaagtaaaataagataaaattttcaaaaaaaaactagttaCCCTGCGTGGGCCACCTtgctaattatagattattACACGAGGGCCGACCGGGAAGGATCAGATAGATCATTTTGTTGTTCAAGGATCGGAACTCCATGCAGGTAGGTGCTCATCATCATTGTCTCATGGCCCGATGGGATGAGTACTACCAGCCCCGTGAGCAACAATCTTAGACCTCCTCCAACAATAGAGAAGGTGAAGAGAAAGATCGGGTTTACTCACTACCAGAATATGGAACAACCTTGGCGGCCAAAAACCGTCAAGAAAAGTACTAAAACCGCTATGATAATAGTTTTTGGCAGCCAACCGCCAAGCAAAAACTGCCAAAAATGGAGAGCCAAGAAAATTGAGTTTCGCTGGCTGCTGGCCGCCAAGAATAATTTCCTTGGCGGTGTGGCTGCCAACGAAACTAGGACAAAGACAAAATCTGATGGAAGAAAATAGACCATACGACAAATATCTAGTAAACAACAATTAACATACATATAAACATCACCGAATGAAAGATCATGATCTTATAAGAAAAAAGAACCAAATAATTTGAAGTTCTTACAAGGGAGAAATACCaattacaaattttaattacagaTTAAAATGAGAAAATGCGACATTTTCTTGGCTGCCAGTTGCTAAGAAATGTGTCATTTCCTTGGGTACCTAATAAAACCGCCAAGAAAATGCTCAATTTACTTGGTGGTTTAGAGAGTCCGCCAAGGAAGTTCTCATTTTTCTTGGCGGACCTTAGTGACAGCTAAGGAATATAGAATCCTTGGCAGTTAAGTAGCACCGCCAAGGAAATTACATTTTCCTTGGCGGTTTAATTTCGATTGCCAAGGAAATTTTTGACCGCCAGGTAAATCCAGTTTGGTGTAGTGACTTTCTCTTGTTCAAGAGCTAGCTCATAGAAAAAAGTGGGCTCCATACTTTATTAATGTGAGAGAGGTTGTGGGACCAAATTAAGATACATTGAGTAATATGCCATGAGATAGACTATTAGAGAGCTGACTCTTTTACTCTCTCTtattatatgtatgtatgtatgtatgtatgtatgtatgtatgtatgtatgtatgtatgtatgtatgtatgtatgtatgtatgtatgtatgtatgtatgtatgtatgtatgtatgtacatGATGCTTGGTCGAGCTTGTGCACTAGCTCAACTGTTGGAGGAGGCCTAGCATGTGGTATAGCACCAGCATTGAAAGGTATGACAGGTGCCGGAAAGGTTGTCGAAGCTTTCGCGTATGCATGCTGTGCCGCAGTTGGCGTCACTGATAAACGGCCAGCACGCCCCTTTATAACTCCCGCTCAGGTGCTCGTTGCAGCCATCCGAAAAACCCTGCGAGGACTCTGCACGCATGGATCCAGACATGAACATATACGCAAGAGCTTGTGAAAAGATCAATAATAATGGAGCGAAAAAGAATATATACCGGTGGTCAGGATGACGAGTAAGAGgacgacggcggccgccgcagAGAGATTCTTCCTTGGTGAAGGCACCATTGGTACGTTAGTTGTAAGAAGGTAAGATCCAGCTGATCGAGTGAGACGATGAGTTACTAGCTAGCGAGGATTAAGTTAATTTCAGCTAGCTGATCGAGTGAGACGATGAGTCACTATATATAGTGAGGAGAAGTTTCAGCTAGCTGAGACGATGAGTTACTAGTGAGGAGAAGTTTGGCAATATATATAGTATAGACAGGGAGAGAGATGACGTACGTGTAGTGTCCAAGTAGAGGAGAAACTCCGTCGAAACACTTAATGATGAAATTAGTAAGTTACACACTACTATGCCAGGCCAGACAAACGGAGGATGTCATCATGTAAGTGCACACAAAAGTATTCGGAGGAAGCAATGGACTGCAACCCCAAAATGTAACTGATTCGATTCCCGGCCCCTACAATCATCCGCCCGGAGAAAACAATGCAATGCAAGCCTAAAACGTACCTGATGATTGGTCGACAAGCACCACCTCTGACTCCGATCAGCAACTAAGTTTCTTCTTCTGCAAAAGCGACGTCGGAAACGAAGTATTCATCTCCTTGGCGTCGAAATATTTTGAGGCGCATGGGCGGTAGCGAAAGAAAAAACAGGTgtggcttcttttttttttctgttttacaTACAAGCATTTAgaggcttcttttttttttctgttttacaTACAAGCATTTAGAGAAATTAGCGAAACGCAACAACGCTCAATTCTATCATTCACGTGGTTCATTATTACAATAATCATGTTGGAGATTAATGACCAAATCAAACAACAtttagaatttaattttgagaaAAGCTTTCCATGCACAGCCAAGAAAGAAAATTCAATTGAATCAAATTGTTGGCAATTTATTTCCTATGAAATCTAATTGCTAGAATATTGATTCTTGGTATGAGCATCAGTTCTAAGGATCCAAACAGGCCCTGAGCTAATTGTGTCTTGGGTCTGCTTTCCGTTCATATTTTAATTTGACTGCATGGCGCATGTATTTGTAGGGAGCGGTTTATAGAGAAGTATTTTTATTTCTGCTACTCTCTTTTAAAAAAGTTATAGTTCTCGAACCGCCCGTCACATTCAAATTATAATTGCACagatgtatttttttaaaagaccTTCAAAATAAGATGTCACTTACATATGTTTcaacaatattttttaaatacaCATAAATTGCTTACGTAGATTAGAAAAGAGTAAAGTACATGAGCTGTTCTTCCTGAGGTCCGCCCTGAGACAAGATCCATCTCAGAGGGATGGACATCAGAGAACCCTGTCCGAATAAACACCATCCAAATACCTTCCATACCGATCGGAGCCCTCAGCATGGAGAGCAGATCACATGGAGAGCAAAATgtattttggcaaaaaaaaaaagagtgctCATTAGGACACAACTTTTCTTTTGGACAAATCATCATCCAAACCCCATCATCCTGAGTTAGTTAGGCTCAGATGTCACTCATTGAACACCTCAAGCGCCTATGGTTCTGCCGCCGTCCACGCAGATGACCTGGCCGGTGACGTAGGAGGCCACCGGCATACACAAGAACGCCACCACGGATGCTATCTCCGCCGGCTCCCCAGTCTGGCGCAATGGGGTTTTCGGCAAGAAATCTTCCTCCACGAACTTCGGGTCTGCCTGTGTAATCGATGAACTCGCTCGCTAACAGAGAATGGGCCATCTttatatattcatatatataaATTACACACTATACCAACCTCTTTCGTCATGTTAGTCATGACCAGGCCTGGTGCGACGCAGTTCACACGAATCCTGTCGCGGGCCCACTCTGCAGCCAGGCTTCTTGTTAGCTGGTTCATTCCTCCGGCTCATGCAAGAACAAACGatgggacaaaaaaaaaagtggtcTAAGTTGCATTACTGGAAGAAGTATATCCAGACTATACTGTGAGATCTTTGTCACCTAGGAAATTTGAATAATGTTTCTCAGTCTAGATGACGAAAAAAAACTCTCACTACTACGAAAAAGATTTTTAGTGGTGGGCAAAAATGTATTTTCAGGAACGGATGTGATACCCGCTTCTACTCCTCGCAGttaaaaatcgatttgtagATAGGGACAGGCAAGTGTATGCTATTTGCAACTAAAGATGTATTTGTAGGAGCGATTTCCAGAAAATGATAAAATTAGGAAAAAAAACTCAGTACGCATTTATATATATGGTAAAGCGCGCTCGTGCAAGTTCACATGAAAGAATAATAATCAGTAGATGACAAAGGTGTGTTTGAAAGATATCGTTTTGATTACAGATGCAAATATTTGCACATATTCGTACCTTTGGCCATGCTGTAGAGCACGACCCCTGGAAAGCCCAGGTAGCTGGCGATGGAGGAGATGTGCACGATGCTTCccccgccggcgatggcggagtTCCGGAGGAGAGGGTGCGCGAGCTGGCTGAGGTGGAAGCACGACTCCAGGTTGGTCGCCATGACGCCCGAGTAGTCCTCCGCCGTGCACTCCACCGCCGGCTTGCCCATCGCCAGCGCCGCGTTGTTCacctatcatcatcatcatcatccatgCACGCCTGTCATCATTCGCGATCAATGCGAAGTCGAGGATGACTGATTTGTAGGCAACTCACAAGGATATCGAGCTTGCCGGCGAAGGTGCTCCTGAGCGTGTCCATGAGCTTCTCCCGGTCGGCGCGCACGGCGACGTCGCAGACGGAGACGGTGACCGGCAGGCCCTTCTCGGCCCACCGCCGGCGGCAGtcctccagctccgccgcgTTCCGGGCGCACGTGTGCACGCGCGCGCCGAACCCTGCTAGTTCCTCCACGATGGCGTGCCCCATCCCCTTGCAGCCGCCGGTGACCAGCGCCGTCACGCCGGCGAGGCTCCACCTCTTCTCTCGACTCCCGCCGACGGTCGCCATCATTTGCCGCGTGCAACCTACTGTTCTTTTGAGTACTGTCAGGTATGTTTACAACATATATCAGTGACTGATTCTTCTGCTTTGAGTAGACGGATGCTCAGATGCACAGTGATGGCAGTAGCGTTAGGGGCAGCAGGCTGAACGCCAACAACTAGCGACATTATGTGTAAAAACACATTTGGGAGCACACATATAGAAGAAGGATTAACATGTACTTGATCAATCAGATGCCatctgttgacacagaatcgcgctaacacactcgaatgcgctataacgcgcaggagatcgtcaaaacgatctgaaccaacgatgccctggcggaccggtctgaccggttccgcagaccgatctgaccggtgtggagcagagaaccgcgaagacctagaaacgcgatctcgggagggaccccgtcggagcttgcgcggctagggttgctctgaggtcggcaggtcactcagaacgtcttcaaacgtcgtcgagacgaaagaagaaagcaatctagggttggaaaagactaggatttgagagataaaaagtaatgcgatattttgattgattcgattgggaatacctcaatcggccttagcctttatatttataggccggggaagtcgtatccctctccaagtcggtttatacaagaatttccaaaataaaatgaaGACTACTTGGATTACAACTggactgaccggtctgaccggtcggcccgaccgattagaccggtcggcctctaaACTGTcagaattggctgtcaacattTGCCCctctgctttttggtgagtttcacaagccaaaaagcataaactatcctgatgtacatgttttacacagagcatacaagtctaaaaataaaactaagggcgatatccaataccggccatcttcgtcctcatgcactttgccatacgctaggatagaacttcttcaagtacctcccattgatagcccttggtagacgctcacctcgcaccgtctccaccatatacgaattaccggagataactttaataatcttgtatggaccctcccaacttggcgaccatttgccaaacttgttgcttttcatcccaagaggcaaaattgtcttccaaaccagatccccAATCTGAAAAaatttaagttttacctttttgttgtaagctctggccacccgaagcttttctttctcaatctccttcaaagcctttaaacgcttgtcggtcacctcatcaatattatccatcatcaaatcatggtaatcaatAGAGGAGAGGTCATTTTGCATTGCCAATCTATATGtatccagatttacctcaacgggtaaaacgacctcttgaccatacacaagctcaaaaagagtaaccttagtagcaccatgtctagatatacgatgagcctaCAAtccttcggataacacttcatgccacctcttagaattttcttctatcttctttttgacaagtttgatcaaaatcttattactagactcggcctgcccattggcctgagcatagtatggagatgaattaagcaacttaatcttgtaagattcggcaaaggcacgcacctcttttgatataaatgaagaaccttgatccattgtcaaaatttgtggaatgccgaatctatgaataatatgctcagtaataaactcaattacctccttatgtgtcatattcttcaaaggaaccgcttcggtccatttagtgaaataatccgtagcaaccaacacgaagcgatgcccctttgaagatggaggattaatttgtccaatgaaatccaacccccaacctcggaacggccatgttttaataataggatgcatcaacgcagcaggcaccaattgcaaatcaccaaaccgctgacattcttcacatcctttatagtacttgaaacaatcggatagcatggtggtccaatagaaaccggctcttctaagtaaccacttcatctttggagccgattgatgagcaCCACAAATactttcatgaacctcacccatagcaacccagGCCTGATCCAAgtctaaacacttgagaagcaaatcttcggcagttcgacgataaagttcatcgtcaattaaaacatacttgaaagccaaacaccaaatatttctctctgcaccatgACTAAGATCTCTCAAATACGATATAAGAGGAATCCTTCAATCCTGGGCTTCGGCCGAGacaattgaatcatcttttttgaCCGAATCAGAACCAGCAGCTGCATCACCAGCATCCAGAACTAgacactcggctttcgtttgcatcggcttgcgaatgttgaaatattttttcgtaacattatagccagatgcttgctgagccagagtatttgcctttccattctcttccctcggaatatgtttgataataaattcatcg
This genomic interval from Panicum virgatum strain AP13 chromosome 8K, P.virgatum_v5, whole genome shotgun sequence contains the following:
- the LOC120646400 gene encoding noroxomaritidine/norcraugsodine reductase-like isoform X3; amino-acid sequence: MMATVGGSREKRWSLAGVTALVTGGCKGMGHAIVEELAGFGARVHTCARNAAELEDCRRRWAEKGLPVTVSVCDVAVRADREKLMDTLRSTFAGKLDILVNNAALAMGKPAVECTAEDYSGVMATNLESCFHLSQLAHPLLRNSAIAGGGSIVHISSIASYLGFPGVVLYSMAKAGGMNQLTRSLAAEWARDRIRVNCVAPGLVMTNMTKEVDPKFVEEDFLPKTPLRQTGEPAEIASVVAFLCMPVASYVTGQVICVDGGRTIGA
- the LOC120646400 gene encoding noroxomaritidine/norcraugsodine reductase-like isoform X4, whose product is MMATVGGSREKRWSLAGVTALVTGGCKGMGHAIVEELAGFGARVHTCARNAAELEDCRRRWAEKGLPVTVSVCDVAVRADREKLMDTLRSTFAGKLDILVNNAALAMGKPAVECTAEDYSGVMATNLESCFHLSQLAHPLLRNSAIAGGGSIVHISSIASYLGFPGVVLYSMAKAGGMNQLTRSLAAEWARDRIRVNCVAPGLVMTNMTKEADPKFVEEDFLPKTPLRQTGEPAEIASVVAFLCMPVASYVTGQVICVDGGRTIGA
- the LOC120646400 gene encoding noroxomaritidine/norcraugsodine reductase-like isoform X2, with translation MMATVGGSREKRWSLAGVTALVTGGCKGMGHAIVEELAGFGARVHTCARNAAELEDCRRRWAEKGLPVTVSVCDVAVRADREKLMDTLRSTFAGKLDILVNNAALAMGKPAVECTAEDYSGVMATNLESCFHLSQLAHPLLRNSAIAGGGSIVHISSIASYLGFPGVVLYSMAKAGGMNQLTRSLAAEWARDRIRVNCVAPGLVMTNMTKEVGIADPKFVEEDFLPKTPLRQTGEPAEIASVVAFLCMPVASYVTGQVICVDGGRTIGA
- the LOC120646400 gene encoding noroxomaritidine/norcraugsodine reductase-like isoform X1; translated protein: MMATVGGSREKRWSLAGVTALVTGGCKGMGHAIVEELAGFGARVHTCARNAAELEDCRRRWAEKGLPVTVSVCDVAVRADREKLMDTLRSTFAGKLDILVNNAALAMGKPAVECTAEDYSGVMATNLESCFHLSQLAHPLLRNSAIAGGGSIVHISSIASYLGFPGVVLYSMAKAGGMNQLTRSLAAEWARDRIRVNCVAPGLVMTNMTKEVASSSITQADPKFVEEDFLPKTPLRQTGEPAEIASVVAFLCMPVASYVTGQVICVDGGRTIGA
- the LOC120646400 gene encoding noroxomaritidine/norcraugsodine reductase-like isoform X5 is translated as MMATVGGSREKRWSLAGVTALVTGGCKGMGHAIVEELAGFGARVHTCARNAAELEDCRRRWAEKGLPVTVSVCDVAVRADREKLMDTLRSTFAGKLDILVNNAALAMGKPAVECTAEDYSGVMATNLESCFHLSQLAHPLLRNSAIAGGGSIVHISSIASYLGFPGVVLYSMAKAGGMNQLTRSLAAEWARDRIRVNCVAPGLVMTNMTKEVGIFVEEDFLPKTPLRQTGEPAEIASVVAFLCMPVASYVTGQVICVDGGRTIGA